The Streptomyces sp. NBC_01689 genome includes a window with the following:
- a CDS encoding DUF4192 domain-containing protein, whose product MTNHDEATGSSGDSDISGRRVRGGDDLRAGRDDCGAHAGHDAYGAPGASGGQWVPGSGHDGRELPGGHRITLRTPAELADALPYLLGYRPEDSIVLAALHDGERRGRFGGRARLGIPAQPDDWPSVAEELAQGLVRGSERRGARPESMVAYLIQEPGSGESGRDVMERLRPLAQLLRTACGRLDVPVIEALCISDGRFWSYCCPGRGCCPSDGAAMGLPGTSVLAAAATYAGLQVRGSLRELTARLSPWERGAAVEQEAALDAASRAVITRILDDESRAVLSEETLGQARLLLKRFADAPPVSGVRPADLRDDGLLEAGEAAAVILGLQDRTTRDRAAEWMEGDEAGPALRLWRALARRCVGSYGEHAAAPLTLAGWVAWSSGDELEAREALAMALGADPDYLFARLLHQACNEGLDPESIRRCLRAERTGRPGAEADRQRPAERMAPIQTDDPAAQSAQSAESAESEEPEESSESEGPAEGITDVTAPPPGATVRRRRRTRPSGNGGTRASRRSLDARGLPALRPAEHPSPTGEGPGRAFRRTRDRARARREDGRQGAGDES is encoded by the coding sequence ATGACGAATCACGACGAAGCGACCGGATCGTCCGGCGACAGCGACATCAGCGGGCGCCGTGTGCGCGGAGGAGACGACCTGCGTGCCGGACGCGACGACTGCGGTGCCCACGCAGGCCACGACGCGTACGGGGCTCCCGGCGCGAGCGGCGGACAGTGGGTACCGGGGTCCGGGCACGACGGACGCGAGCTGCCCGGCGGTCACCGGATCACCCTGCGGACACCGGCCGAGCTGGCGGACGCCCTGCCCTATCTGCTCGGGTACCGGCCGGAGGACAGCATCGTGCTGGCCGCCCTGCACGACGGGGAGAGGCGCGGCCGGTTCGGCGGCCGGGCGCGGCTCGGCATCCCGGCCCAGCCGGACGACTGGCCCTCGGTGGCCGAAGAGCTGGCGCAGGGGCTGGTCAGGGGAAGCGAGCGCAGAGGCGCACGGCCGGAGAGCATGGTCGCGTATCTCATCCAGGAGCCCGGGAGCGGTGAGTCGGGCCGGGACGTCATGGAGCGGCTGCGCCCCCTCGCCCAGTTGCTGCGGACGGCCTGCGGCCGTCTCGACGTCCCGGTGATCGAGGCGCTCTGCATCTCGGACGGCCGCTTCTGGTCGTACTGCTGTCCCGGTCGGGGATGCTGCCCGTCCGACGGTGCGGCGATGGGACTGCCCGGCACTTCCGTCCTGGCGGCCGCCGCGACCTACGCGGGCCTTCAGGTGCGTGGATCCCTCCGGGAGCTCACGGCGCGCCTCAGCCCCTGGGAGCGCGGTGCCGCGGTGGAGCAGGAGGCGGCGCTGGACGCCGCCAGCAGGGCGGTGATCACCAGGATTCTGGACGACGAGAGTCGCGCGGTCCTGTCCGAGGAGACCCTCGGGCAGGCGCGACTGCTCCTGAAGCGGTTCGCGGACGCGCCACCTGTCTCCGGCGTCCGGCCGGCCGACCTCCGTGACGACGGACTCCTGGAAGCGGGGGAGGCCGCCGCCGTGATCCTCGGCCTCCAGGACCGTACGACCCGCGACCGCGCCGCCGAGTGGATGGAGGGCGACGAGGCCGGACCGGCCCTGCGCCTCTGGCGTGCGCTGGCCCGCCGCTGCGTCGGCTCCTACGGCGAGCATGCCGCGGCCCCTCTCACCCTCGCCGGGTGGGTCGCCTGGTCGAGCGGTGACGAATTGGAGGCCCGGGAGGCTCTGGCCATGGCACTGGGCGCCGACCCCGACTACCTCTTCGCACGCCTCCTGCACCAGGCCTGCAACGAGGGACTGGACCCCGAGTCGATCCGCCGCTGTCTGCGGGCGGAGCGCACCGGCCGGCCGGGTGCGGAAGCGGATCGGCAGCGGCCCGCCGAGCGCATGGCACCGATCCAGACGGACGATCCCGCAGCGCAGTCAGCGCAGTCAGCGGAGTCAGCGGAGTCGGAGGAGCCGGAGGAATCGTCGGAATCCGAAGGACCGGCTGAGGGAATCACGGACGTCACGGCGCCGCCCCCAGGAGCGACTGTCCGTCGTCGGCGCAGGACGCGGCCGTCAGGGAACGGGGGGACGCGAGCGAGCCGGCGCTCTCTCGACGCGCGCGGTCTCCCCGCTCTCCGTCCCGCCGAGCACCCCTCGCCCACCGGGGAAGGGCCCGGACGCGCGTTCCGGCGCACGAGGGATCGGGCCCGCGCCCGCCGCGAGGACGGCCGTCAGGGCGCGGGGGACGAGTCATGA
- a CDS encoding glycogen debranching N-terminal domain-containing protein — protein sequence MPMPHPPSEPVGDLPPPRGPAEHLDRRGGSAPPFAGIETSLSPFATTTGAAAARPAPVPVPRRSTDLPPVHTALVCVALPGLAISTEQGQLTGHGLDGFYRAGRRTLSRCQVKVAGREPLPVQARMIGADRARFVGTVRASADSGPDPDVIVERTRGAEGTERIVLYSAASRALRLSLEVALGTDLAELASVASGWPGPELPATVNDSGLRWTCATGESAVTADPPPADALASAGLLRWQLELPAGGSWTVELRVRTDRTKNHRAVGQSAASPLAQPRAVGDDPGIQALLHTGAEDLRALLLRDPAHPSDTYLAAGVPWRCGRAPAEALAAARMTLPLGTRLAAGTLRSLARTQIVGSGARSGLIPGPLRDAGPHLPPGCTATEATLLFPVLLAEARRWGLAEKETRELLPAAERCLAWLRTAVGDGTYLADPRPGGPFRCETQAHAHRAAVLGAELLDETGRPGGEGLRQWAQQLRAAFQEDFWVEDGGGRPAVARAPDGRPLPQLGAGTVHLLDTGLLGSGALAPGLLDKTRTEHLARLLGGPAMDSGWGLRSLGAREAAYNPFGHRSGAVRVHETAVAVAGLFAAGHEKEASALLRGLLDAAQTFGHRLPEMYAGEQRTQGGAPVPHPAACRPTATAAAASVLLVSSLAGIRPDAPAGTVTVRPVGSAPLGEIGLTGLRIAGGPFSVRISRLGLAMVEEAADGLQLGM from the coding sequence ATGCCCATGCCCCACCCGCCCTCCGAACCGGTCGGCGACCTCCCGCCGCCCCGCGGCCCCGCGGAGCACCTCGACCGCCGCGGCGGTTCGGCGCCCCCGTTCGCAGGCATCGAGACGTCGCTGAGCCCCTTCGCGACCACGACTGGCGCTGCCGCGGCCCGTCCGGCGCCCGTCCCCGTTCCCCGGAGGTCCACGGATCTGCCACCCGTGCACACCGCGCTCGTCTGCGTCGCCCTGCCGGGACTGGCGATCTCCACGGAGCAGGGACAGCTGACCGGCCACGGACTGGACGGGTTCTACCGCGCGGGCCGACGGACGCTGTCCCGCTGCCAGGTGAAGGTGGCTGGCCGCGAACCCCTCCCCGTACAGGCCCGCATGATCGGCGCCGACCGGGCCCGCTTCGTGGGCACGGTGCGCGCCTCCGCCGACTCGGGCCCCGATCCGGACGTGATCGTGGAACGGACCAGGGGAGCGGAGGGCACGGAGCGGATCGTCCTGTACAGCGCCGCCTCCCGCGCGCTGCGCCTCTCGCTGGAGGTGGCCCTCGGCACGGACCTTGCGGAACTCGCCTCGGTCGCCTCGGGCTGGCCCGGGCCCGAACTGCCCGCCACCGTCAACGACTCGGGTCTCCGGTGGACCTGCGCCACGGGGGAGTCGGCCGTCACCGCCGACCCTCCGCCCGCGGACGCCCTGGCCTCCGCCGGACTGCTCCGCTGGCAACTGGAACTGCCGGCCGGCGGTTCCTGGACGGTGGAACTGCGGGTACGGACCGACCGCACGAAGAACCACCGGGCCGTCGGGCAGTCCGCGGCGAGCCCGCTCGCCCAGCCGCGCGCCGTGGGCGACGACCCCGGGATCCAGGCGCTCCTGCACACCGGCGCCGAGGATCTCCGGGCGCTGCTGCTGCGCGACCCGGCGCACCCGTCCGACACCTACCTCGCCGCGGGAGTGCCCTGGCGCTGCGGTCGCGCACCGGCCGAGGCCCTCGCCGCGGCCAGGATGACCCTGCCCCTCGGCACCCGCCTCGCCGCGGGCACCCTGCGGAGTCTCGCCCGCACCCAGATCGTGGGCAGCGGAGCGCGGTCCGGGCTGATTCCCGGACCACTGAGGGACGCGGGCCCGCATCTGCCGCCCGGATGCACGGCGACCGAAGCGACCTTGCTCTTCCCCGTCCTCCTCGCGGAGGCCCGGCGCTGGGGGCTGGCGGAGAAGGAGACCCGGGAACTGCTGCCCGCCGCCGAGCGGTGCCTCGCCTGGCTGCGGACCGCCGTGGGCGACGGCACCTACCTGGCCGACCCACGACCCGGCGGGCCGTTCCGTTGCGAGACGCAGGCCCACGCCCATCGGGCGGCCGTGCTGGGCGCCGAACTGCTCGACGAGACCGGCCGGCCCGGTGGCGAGGGACTGCGGCAGTGGGCCCAGCAGCTCCGTGCGGCGTTCCAGGAGGACTTCTGGGTCGAGGACGGCGGCGGAAGACCCGCGGTCGCCCGCGCGCCGGACGGGCGCCCGCTGCCCCAGCTCGGCGCCGGCACCGTCCACCTCCTCGACACGGGACTGCTCGGTTCCGGGGCCCTGGCCCCCGGCCTGCTCGACAAGACACGGACCGAACACCTCGCGCGGTTGCTCGGAGGCCCCGCCATGGACTCGGGCTGGGGGCTGCGCAGCCTCGGTGCCAGGGAGGCGGCGTACAACCCCTTCGGCCACCGCAGCGGCGCCGTACGGGTCCACGAGACCGCCGTCGCCGTCGCCGGGCTGTTCGCGGCCGGGCACGAGAAGGAGGCGAGCGCGCTGCTGCGGGGGCTGCTCGACGCCGCGCAGACCTTCGGACACCGGCTGCCGGAGATGTACGCGGGTGAGCAGCGCACCCAGGGCGGCGCCCCGGTCCCGCATCCCGCGGCCTGCCGGCCCACGGCCACGGCGGCGGCCGCCTCGGTACTGCTCGTCAGCTCCCTCGCCGGCATCCGCCCCGATGCCCCGGCCGGGACGGTGACCGTGCGTCCGGTCGGCAGCGCACCGCTCGGTGAGATCGGACTGACGGGACTGCGGATCGCGGGCGGACCCTTCTCGGTGCGCATCAGCAGACTCGGCCTCGCGATGGTCGAGGAGGCCGCCGACGGGCTGCAGTTGGGGATGTGA
- a CDS encoding NUDIX hydrolase — translation MPYDPSAFPPFAVTVDLVVLTVRRHALCALAVRRGEQPFQGRWALPGGFVRADENLAQAAARELTEETGLRAHDPSVPAQDNGAHLEQLATYGDPERDPRMRVVSVAHLALAPDLPAPRAGGDAKSARWAPVEELLQQGGYGRDGEQAAPLAFDHATILADGVERARSKIEYSSLATAFCPTEFTVGELRRVYEAVWGVALDPRNFHRKVTGTPGFLVPTGGTTTRQGGRPAQLFRAGGATLLNPPMLRPEV, via the coding sequence ATGCCCTACGACCCGTCTGCCTTTCCGCCCTTCGCCGTGACCGTGGACCTGGTCGTGCTGACCGTGCGCCGCCACGCCCTGTGCGCGCTGGCGGTGCGCAGGGGCGAGCAGCCGTTCCAGGGCCGATGGGCGCTGCCGGGCGGGTTCGTACGGGCGGACGAGAACCTCGCGCAGGCGGCGGCGCGCGAGCTCACCGAGGAGACCGGGCTGCGCGCCCACGACCCGTCCGTTCCGGCCCAGGACAACGGCGCGCACCTGGAACAGCTGGCGACCTACGGCGACCCCGAACGCGACCCTCGCATGCGGGTCGTCAGCGTGGCCCATCTCGCCCTCGCCCCCGACCTGCCCGCGCCGAGAGCCGGCGGTGACGCCAAGAGCGCCCGCTGGGCGCCGGTGGAGGAGCTCCTCCAGCAGGGCGGCTACGGCCGTGACGGCGAGCAGGCGGCACCGCTCGCCTTCGACCACGCGACGATCCTCGCGGACGGTGTGGAACGCGCCCGGTCGAAGATCGAGTACTCGTCCCTGGCCACCGCCTTCTGCCCGACCGAGTTCACCGTCGGCGAGCTGCGCCGTGTCTACGAGGCGGTGTGGGGCGTCGCGCTCGACCCGCGCAACTTCCACCGCAAGGTGACGGGAACGCCGGGCTTCCTCGTGCCCACGGGAGGCACGACCACCCGTCAGGGAGGCCGCCCCGCCCAGCTGTTCCGCGCGGGCGGTGCCACCCTTCTCAATCCGCCGATGCTGCGCCCCGAGGTCTGA
- a CDS encoding RecQ family ATP-dependent DNA helicase produces the protein MTNEDPRPTSDDDLRDAADAVLARLVGAPAGEARLREDQWRAIEALVADKRRALVVQRTGWGKSAVYFVATALLRERGAGPTVIVSPLLALMRNQVEAAARAGIHARSINSSNTEEWETIQAEVAASEVDVLLVSPERLNNPDFRDQVLPKLAAATGLLVVDEAHCISDWGHDFRPDYRRLRTMLADLPPGVPVLATTATANARVTADVAEQLGTGASTDALVLRGPLDRESLSLGVLQLPDAAHRMAWLAEHLDDLPGSGIIYTLTVAAAEEVTAFLRQAGHTVTSYTGKTENADRQQAEEDLLANRVKALVATSALGMGFDKPDLGFVVHLGSPSSPIAYYQQVGRAGRGVKHAEVLLLPGKEDQAIWQYFASIAFPPEDQVRRTLDVLAHADRPLSLPALEPLVELRRSRLETMLKVLDVDGAVRRVQGGWISTGVPWTYDGERYAWVAKQRAAEQQAMRDYVSTTGCRMEFLRRQLDDERAAPCGRCDTCAGARFQASVSSSALDAANGELNRAGVDVEPRKMWPTGLPSVGVDLKGRIPAGEQAAPGRALGRLSDIGWGNRLRPLLARQAQDGPVPDDVAKAVVGVLADWAKGPGGWASGRPDAQPRPVGVVTMASRTRPRLIESLGARIAEIGRLPLLGSVEYLGETPQLSRSNSAQRLKALDGSLTVPPALADALRTAGGPVLLVDDATETGWTLAVAARLLRRSGAQGVLPLVLAVQA, from the coding sequence ATGACCAACGAAGACCCGCGACCCACGTCCGACGACGACCTGCGCGACGCGGCCGATGCCGTCCTCGCCCGCCTCGTCGGCGCCCCGGCGGGCGAGGCCCGGTTGCGCGAGGACCAGTGGCGCGCCATCGAGGCCCTGGTGGCCGATAAGCGCAGAGCGCTCGTCGTACAGCGCACCGGCTGGGGAAAGTCCGCGGTGTACTTCGTCGCGACCGCCCTGCTGCGCGAGCGAGGTGCCGGTCCCACCGTGATCGTCTCCCCGCTCCTCGCCCTCATGCGCAACCAGGTGGAGGCGGCGGCCCGCGCCGGCATCCACGCCCGGAGCATCAACTCGTCCAACACGGAGGAGTGGGAGACCATCCAGGCCGAGGTGGCCGCGAGCGAGGTCGACGTGCTCCTGGTCAGCCCCGAGCGGCTCAACAACCCGGACTTCCGCGATCAGGTGCTGCCCAAGCTGGCGGCGGCGACCGGTCTGCTCGTGGTCGACGAGGCCCACTGCATCTCCGACTGGGGACACGACTTCCGTCCCGACTACCGCAGGCTGCGCACGATGCTCGCCGATCTCCCGCCCGGCGTTCCCGTCCTGGCCACCACCGCCACGGCCAACGCGCGCGTGACCGCCGACGTGGCCGAGCAACTGGGCACCGGCGCGAGCACGGACGCGCTCGTCCTGCGGGGACCGCTGGACCGGGAGAGCCTGAGCCTCGGTGTGCTGCAGTTGCCGGACGCGGCCCACCGGATGGCCTGGCTCGCCGAGCACCTGGACGACCTGCCGGGCTCCGGCATCATCTACACGCTCACCGTGGCCGCCGCCGAGGAGGTCACCGCTTTCCTCCGCCAGGCCGGGCACACGGTGACGTCGTACACCGGAAAGACGGAGAACGCGGACCGCCAGCAGGCCGAGGAGGACCTGCTCGCCAACCGGGTCAAGGCCCTGGTCGCCACCTCGGCGCTGGGCATGGGCTTCGACAAGCCCGACCTCGGATTCGTGGTGCACCTGGGCTCCCCCTCCTCCCCCATCGCCTACTACCAGCAGGTGGGGCGCGCGGGCCGTGGCGTGAAGCACGCCGAAGTGCTCCTGCTGCCGGGCAAGGAGGACCAGGCGATCTGGCAGTACTTCGCGTCGATCGCCTTCCCCCCGGAGGATCAGGTGCGCCGCACCCTGGACGTCCTGGCCCACGCGGACAGGCCGCTCTCGCTGCCCGCGCTCGAACCCCTGGTGGAGCTGCGCCGGTCCCGCCTGGAGACGATGCTCAAGGTCCTCGACGTGGACGGGGCGGTACGCCGGGTGCAGGGCGGCTGGATCTCCACGGGCGTTCCCTGGACGTACGACGGCGAGCGCTACGCCTGGGTGGCCAAGCAGCGGGCCGCCGAGCAGCAGGCCATGCGCGACTACGTCTCGACGACCGGCTGCCGGATGGAGTTCCTGCGGAGACAGCTGGACGACGAGCGGGCCGCTCCGTGCGGGCGCTGCGACACCTGCGCGGGAGCCCGGTTCCAGGCTTCCGTGTCCTCGTCCGCACTCGACGCCGCCAACGGCGAGCTGAACCGCGCGGGCGTCGACGTCGAACCCCGCAAGATGTGGCCGACGGGCCTGCCCTCGGTCGGCGTCGACCTGAAGGGCCGTATCCCGGCGGGCGAACAGGCCGCACCGGGCCGGGCCCTGGGACGCCTCTCGGACATCGGCTGGGGCAACCGGCTGCGCCCCCTGCTCGCCCGCCAGGCCCAGGACGGGCCCGTGCCGGACGACGTGGCGAAGGCCGTGGTCGGCGTGCTGGCCGACTGGGCGAAGGGGCCGGGCGGCTGGGCGTCGGGCCGGCCCGACGCCCAGCCGCGGCCCGTGGGTGTCGTCACCATGGCCTCGCGCACGCGCCCGCGCCTGATCGAGTCCCTGGGCGCGCGGATCGCGGAGATCGGCCGGCTGCCGCTGCTCGGGTCCGTGGAGTACCTGGGCGAGACCCCGCAGCTCTCCCGAAGCAACAGCGCCCAGCGCCTCAAGGCCCTCGACGGCTCCCTGACCGTGCCACCCGCGCTGGCCGACGCGCTCCGGACCGCGGGCGGTCCGGTGCTGCTCGTGGACGACGCGACGGAGACCGGATGGACGCTCGCGGTGGCCGCGCGGCTGCTGCGCCGCTCGGGCGCGCAGGGGGTGTTGCCGCTGGTCCTGGCCGTACAGGCGTGA
- a CDS encoding ABC transporter ATP-binding protein yields MIQAIGLTSAPRRDLPPAVDDVSFEARAGHVTALLGAPGAGKTTTLKLMLELRPGRGITYFRGRPLHRIAHPAREVGVLLGDVPGHPARTVHGQLRMLCAAAGVPVRRVDDVLEMVGLTGVCDERLSTLSRGLDRRLGLACALLTDPHTLVLDDPAAGLSTREGRWLHGILRAHATQGGTVLFSTADPKEAARAADRVVTLREGRLAADQEAADFARTRLRPRVAVRSPHAVRLAALLAKEARTGRQSVEVVREDGNRLSVYGSTCADVGETAFRHGILVHQLADEIGDMGTPRVPSADGDSLGSDDSSRTGRPAAERRPASSPPIAVRQASNPLRPLRYELRRAAGVGTGYVTSAAVLLVSALLSVFLARVGHTPAARLLVAWPRECPLPPAALGAGLLGAISFGEEFRYPALAADRGTVPRRLGLLAAKLLVSSAVALLLAFLTVGCDLEILYLVYGRELTAIPGDWLSLGASWAGLVVGCAWAGVLAAGLFRSTTAGLAAVLAVPVLVVPLVQKALSGPSVRTAAGFPERLRELTLVQWPFGGARCLTAVARLVAQPVGGALTLSLTALLCAYLLTTLRSRVR; encoded by the coding sequence GTGATCCAGGCCATCGGATTGACCAGCGCCCCGCGCAGGGACCTGCCGCCCGCCGTCGACGACGTGTCCTTCGAGGCGCGCGCGGGCCACGTCACAGCCCTGCTCGGAGCCCCGGGTGCGGGAAAGACGACGACGCTGAAGCTCATGCTCGAACTCCGGCCGGGCCGGGGGATCACCTACTTCCGAGGCCGGCCCCTGCACCGGATCGCCCACCCCGCGCGCGAGGTCGGCGTCCTTCTCGGCGATGTGCCCGGCCACCCCGCGCGCACGGTCCACGGCCAGCTCCGCATGCTGTGCGCCGCGGCCGGTGTGCCGGTACGGCGCGTCGACGACGTCCTCGAGATGGTCGGCCTCACAGGGGTGTGCGACGAGCGTCTGAGCACCCTCTCGCGCGGCCTGGACCGGCGCCTGGGCCTGGCCTGCGCGCTCCTGACCGATCCGCACACCCTCGTCCTCGACGACCCCGCGGCCGGACTCTCCACCCGCGAGGGCCGCTGGCTGCACGGCATCCTGCGCGCGCACGCGACCCAGGGCGGAACCGTCCTGTTCAGCACGGCCGACCCCAAGGAGGCGGCTCGGGCTGCCGACCGGGTCGTCACGCTGCGGGAGGGCCGCCTCGCCGCCGACCAGGAGGCCGCGGACTTCGCCCGCACCCGGCTGCGCCCCCGGGTCGCCGTCCGCAGCCCGCACGCCGTCCGCCTCGCCGCCCTGCTCGCCAAGGAGGCCCGGACCGGCCGGCAGTCGGTCGAGGTCGTGCGCGAGGACGGCAACCGGCTCTCGGTGTACGGCAGTACCTGCGCCGACGTCGGGGAGACCGCCTTCCGCCACGGCATCCTCGTTCACCAACTCGCCGATGAGATCGGGGACATGGGAACTCCCCGGGTCCCGTCGGCCGACGGTGACTCGCTCGGGAGTGACGATTCTTCCCGGACCGGGAGACCGGCCGCGGAGCGGAGGCCCGCCTCCTCGCCCCCCATCGCCGTCCGGCAGGCGTCGAACCCCCTGCGTCCCCTGCGCTACGAACTGCGCCGTGCCGCCGGTGTCGGTACCGGCTACGTCACGTCCGCCGCCGTGCTGCTCGTCTCCGCGCTGCTGTCCGTGTTCCTCGCCAGAGTCGGTCACACCCCGGCTGCGCGCCTGCTGGTCGCCTGGCCGCGGGAATGCCCTCTGCCGCCCGCGGCGCTCGGCGCGGGCCTGCTCGGCGCGATCTCCTTCGGCGAGGAATTCCGCTACCCCGCGCTGGCCGCGGACCGCGGGACCGTCCCGCGCCGGCTGGGGCTGCTGGCGGCCAAACTCCTCGTCTCCTCGGCCGTCGCCCTCCTGCTGGCCTTTCTCACCGTGGGCTGCGATCTCGAAATCCTCTATCTCGTCTACGGGCGGGAACTCACCGCAATTCCCGGCGACTGGCTTTCTCTGGGGGCGAGTTGGGCCGGACTGGTGGTGGGCTGCGCCTGGGCCGGGGTGCTGGCGGCCGGTCTCTTCCGGTCCACCACCGCCGGGCTGGCGGCGGTGCTCGCCGTTCCGGTCCTCGTCGTCCCGCTCGTACAAAAGGCCTTGTCGGGGCCATCCGTACGGACGGCGGCGGGCTTCCCGGAGCGGCTGCGCGAGCTCACGCTGGTGCAATGGCCGTTCGGGGGAGCGCGCTGTCTGACGGCCGTGGCCCGGCTGGTCGCCCAACCCGTCGGTGGTGCGCTGACGTTGTCGCTGACCGCGCTGCTCTGCGCATATCTGCTCACGACCCTGCGGAGCCGGGTCCGATGA